The Rhinolophus ferrumequinum isolate MPI-CBG mRhiFer1 chromosome 6, mRhiFer1_v1.p, whole genome shotgun sequence genome has a window encoding:
- the LOC117023270 gene encoding collagen alpha-2(I) chain-like, which produces MDVGKDQEEQSNPAQLWPASGLSQRTESDPLPVFSHLPELRFWASLSLERKVGSPGYSTGKGVSGLASTHFPPPSPPIILLLGALSRPGFGASGCSHALPGGTRAHVHPSRLMYRPPPRMQTRACKYVRGPHLHTRPSRTAFLPRSGPGTRVHAGRPSQRAPTDRHPKTGGRLGAGGSLAAESGQPPPRGDPAGLGCVQRDRSPCLTLRRANLCDPLV; this is translated from the coding sequence ATGGACGTTGGGAAAGACCAGGAAGAACAGAGTAATCCTGCCCAGCTGTGGCCTGCGTCTGGCCTCTCTCAGAGGACTGAATCGGACCCCCTCCCTGTGTTCTCACACCTCCCGGAGCTGAGGTTCTGGGCTTCGCTTTCGCTAGAACGGAAAGTGGGCAGCCCAGGCTACAGTACAGGGAAAGGGGTCAGCGGATTGGCCTCCACCCACTTTCCTCCGCCTTCCCCGCCTATAATTTTGTTGCTTGGGGCCCTCAGCCGACCTGGCTTTGGGGCTTCCGGGTGTTCCCACGCTCTGCCCGGCGGCACTAGGGCGCACGTGCACCCCAGCAGGCTGATGTACAGGCCGCCGCCACGCATGCAAACCCGTGCCTGCAAGTATGTGCGTGGCCCACATCTGCACACACGCCCCTCCAGAACTGCGTTCTTGCCTCGCTCGGGCCCCGGCACACGTGTGCACGCAGGCAGGCCCTCGCAACGAGCCCCCACCGACCGACACCCAAAGACTGGCGGGAGACTCGGAGCAGGGGGCAGCCTGGCCGCAGAATCCGGGCAGCCACCGCCTCGGGGCGATCCCGCCGGCCTGGGCTGCGTCCAGAGG
- the C6H15orf39 gene encoding uncharacterized protein C15orf39 homolog isoform X1: MSEKRPLGTLGPVMYGKLPRLEADSGPGHNLPPSAGNQDPCSYKGAYFSCPMGSAPKVGSERLASWTPYPPLYPTSVAGPPLRGDNLLTGCLLYRPPAESSEKVRDPGPVELLPFTPQAQSYSGPPLAAPKPVYRSPLCYGLSACLGEGAAKRSLDVDWTMVTGPLIPPADPPCSLTLAPGKGQSLDGTFLRGVPAGGSGRDSSGSFSPCQASGSFSPCQTFLDKYRTIHSAGFLASKYTGPYSGDPKQALSEGPPSPWTQLAQPLGPTYQDTVPSHYPLPHPPQALSCPPACRHPEKQSNYSSVPPLQPLGAHKGVGYPAGGLNSPFLRQQAAQTHCMPPVGLDTYSYSPAPLPAPSPSLKLEPPITPRCPLDFAPQTLGFPYAREDISLCGASPGLGGSPPSQNSVQAVPQPGAFQRACQPVPASQPCPEPVRPAEKLVREAEDAVWLPSCRKEKLQPQLTEHPGAPIVITDSPVPRTPPALPPCAQARRALPRNEAALPSGSPPMPIIDNVFSLAPYRDYLDVQAPEAPAEPDPPPAPKNSHDKDSRGTPPTQEAPSRVHCSLREEVALDLSVKKSVAESPTKVPSPAVHTKPPAAMDAPPLGSTVSEVPVTTEATPKTNFHSSVAFMFRKFKILRPAPLPAAVVPSVPTSAPASTQPSPTPTSVPIGLQLLTQPLPMACFDLALPSPPAVAVAATGQTSAPSPSPPQAPTPASAPATVDSPEQHFAGLHESLCDAISGSVAHSPPEKLREWLEMAGPWGQAAWQDCQGVQGLLGKLLSQLQRFVCTQQCPFPHVVRAGAIFVPIHLVKERLFPRLPPASVDLVLQEHRVELRPTTLSEERALRERALRGCTSRMLKLLALRQLPDIYPDLLGLQWRDCVRRQLGDLEAEAGSVPSSSEPTMARNEPESLALAQKSSVSKAKKPKRKPPTPGQEKAEATAGGGSRGSSPVPAPSTNPSSSTLRARFRSLLETAWLNGLALPTWGHKTSGPAQPAPHAQLLGNRSHYL, from the exons ATGTCGGAGAAGCGGCCACTGGGCACCTTGGGGCCTGTGATGTATGGCAAGCTGCCCCGCCTAGAGGCCGACTCTGGGCCTGGGCACAACTTGCCCCCCTCTGCTGGTAACCAGGACCCCTGCAGCTACAAGGGTGCCTACTTCTCCTGCCCCATGGGGAGTGCTCCCAAAGTAGGGTCTGAGCGGTTGGCATCCTGGACCCCGTACCCACCCTTGTATCCTACCAGCGTGGCAGGACCCCCACTTCGGGGAGACAACCTGTTGACTGGCTGCCTGCTCTACCGTCCACCAGCAGAGAGCTCTGAGAAGGTGCGGGACCCTGGTCCTGTCGAACTCCTGCCGTTCACTCCCCAGGCTCAGTCCTACTCAGGCCCGCCGCTGGCTGCACCCAAACCTGTGTATCGCAGCCCTCTGTGTTACGGGCTCTCAGCCTGCCTGGGGGAAGGGGCAGCGAAGAGGTCACTGGATGTTGATTGGACAATGGTAACTGGGCCCCTAATACCCCCAGCCGACCCACCTTGTTCTCTGACCCTGGCCCCTGGCAAGGGCCAGTCCCTGGATGGCACCTTCTTGCGTGGGGTGCCAGCTGGGGGATCTGGCAGAGACTCCTCAGGGAGCTTCTCCCCGTGCCAAGCATCAGGGAGCTTCTCCCCATGCCAGACATTCCTGGACAAGTATCGGACCATCCACAGCGCAGGCTTCTTGGCCTCCAAGTACACAGGTCCTTACTCTGGGGACCCCAAGCAGGCATTGTCCGAGGGACCCCCCAGTCCTTGGACCCAGCTGGCTCAACCCCTAGGGCCAACCTACCAGGATACAGTACCGTCCCACTACCCACTGCCCCACCCTCCACAGGCCCTGTCTTGCCCTCCAGCCTGTCGCCATCCAGAGAAGCAGAGCAACTACAGTTCAGTTCCCCCACTGCAGCCTCTGGGAGCCCACAAAGGGGTTGGGTACCCAGCTGGTGGGCTGAACAGCCCCTTCCTGAGGCAGCAGGCAGCCCAGACACACTGTATGCCCCCAGTGGGCCTGGACACTTATTCCTAttcccctgctcccctcccagcACCCTCACCAAGCCTCAAGCTGGAGCCACCTATCACTCCACGGTGCCCACTGGACTTTGCCCCCCAGACTCTGGGCTTTCCTTATGCCAGGGAGGACATCTCTCTCTGTGGAGCATCCCCGGGGCTCGGAGGGTCACCGCCTTCCCAGAACAGTGTACAGGCTGTGCCGCAGCCCGGTGCCTTCCAGCGGGCGTGCCAGCCTGTGCCAGCCAGTCAGCCATGCCCAGAGCCTGTGAGGCCTGCAGAGAAGCTGGTGCGGGAAGCGGAAGACGCGGTGTGGCTGCCTAGCTGCAGGAAAGAGAAACTCCAGCCCCAGCTCACTGAGCACCCTGGGGCACCCATTGTTATCACGGACAGTCCAGTTCCCCGAACCCCCCCGGCGCTCCCCCCCTGTGCGCAAGCGCGCCGGGCTCTTCCCCGGAACGAGGCTGCGTTGCCCTCAGGCTCTCCGCCCATGCCTATTATTGACAACGTCTTCAGCCTGGCCCCCTACCGTGACTATCTGGATGTGCAGGCGCCAGAGGCCCCAGCTGAGCCTgacccacccccagctcccaagAACAGCCATGACAAAGACTCCAGGGGGACCCCTCCCACCCAGGAGGCCCCTTCGAGGGTGCACTGCTCACTTAGGGAGGAGGTGGCACTGGACTTGAGTGTGAAGAAGTCTGTGGCAGAGTCTCCTACCAAGGTTCCTAGTCCTGCAGTGCACACCAAGCCCCCTGCAGCCATGGATGCGCCACCCCTGGGGAGCACAGTCTCTGAGGTGCCAGTGACCACAGAAGCCACTCCAAAGACCAACTTCCACAGCTCCGTGGCCTTCATGTTCCGAAAATTCAAGATCCTCCGGCCCGCACCCCTGCCTGCAGCTGTGGTCCCATCCGTGCCCACCTCAGCCCCTGCCTCCACCCAGCCTTCGCCCACCCCTACATCTGTGCCCATCGGACTGCAGCTTCTCACCCAGCCCTTGCCCATGGCCTGCTTCGACCTGGCGCTGCCCAGTCCTCCAGCTGTGGCTGTGGCAGCCACAGGCCAGACGTCTGCTCCATCGCCTTCTCCACCTCAGGCTCCGACCCCAGCTTCTGCCCCTGCCACAGTGGACTCCCCAGAGCAGCACTTTGCAGGACTGCATGAGTCCCTATGTGACGCCATCTCGGGCTCGGTGGCCCACTCCCCGCCTGAGAAGCTGCGTGAGTGGCTTGAGATGGCCGGGCCTTGGGGCCAGGCAGCGTGGCAGGACTGCCAGGGTGTGCAGGGGCTGCTGGgcaagctgctgtcccagctgCAGCGCTTTGTGTGCACACAGCAGTGTCCCTTCCCCCACGTGGTGCGGGCTGGTGCCATCTTTGTCCCCATCCACCTGGTGAAGGAGCGGCTCTTCCCAAGGCTGCCCCCTGCATCCGTGGACCTGGTGCTGCAGGAGCACCGCGTGGAGCTCCGGCCCACCACACTGTCCGAGGAGCGGGCGCTGCGGGAGCGGGCGCTGCGGGGATGCACCTCACGCATGCTGAAATTGCTGGCACTGCGCCAGCTGCCTGACATCTACCCTGACCTGCTAGGCCTGCAGTGGCGGGATTGTGTACGCCGCCAGCTGG GTGACTTAGAGGCTGAGGCTGGATCTGTGCCCTCCTCCTCAGAACCCACCATGGCTAGAAATGAGCCAGAGAGCCTAGCCCTGGCCCAGAAGTCTTCCGTCTCCAAAGCCAAGAAGCCCAAGAGGAAGCCACCAACCCCTGGTCAGGAGAAAGCAGAGGCGACTGCTGGGGGAGGGTCCCGCGGTTCCTCACCTGTTCCTGCTCCCAGCACCAATCCATCCAGCTCCACACTGAGGGCCCGCTTTCGCAGTCTGCTGGAAACCGCCTGGCTCAATGGCCTGGCACTGCCCACTTGGGGCCACAAGACCTCAGGACCAGCCCAGCCAGCGCCCCACGCACAGCTTTTGGGCAACAGGAGCCATTACCTATAG
- the C6H15orf39 gene encoding uncharacterized protein C15orf39 homolog isoform X3 yields the protein MSEKRPLGTLGPVMYGKLPRLEADSGPGHNLPPSAGNQDPCSYKGAYFSCPMGSAPKVGSERLASWTPYPPLYPTSVAGPPLRGDNLLTGCLLYRPPAESSEKVRDPGPVELLPFTPQAQSYSGPPLAAPKPVYRSPLCYGLSACLGEGAAKRSLDVDWTMVTGPLIPPADPPCSLTLAPGKGQSLDGTFLRGVPAGGSGRDSSGSFSPCQASGSFSPCQTFLDKYRTIHSAGFLASKYTGPYSGDPKQALSEGPPSPWTQLAQPLGPTYQDTVPSHYPLPHPPQALSCPPACRHPEKQSNYSSVPPLQPLGAHKGVGYPAGGLNSPFLRQQAAQTHCMPPVGLDTYSYSPAPLPAPSPSLKLEPPITPRCPLDFAPQTLGFPYAREDISLCGASPGLGGSPPSQNSVQAVPQPGAFQRACQPVPASQPCPEPVRPAEKLVREAEDAVWLPSCRKEKLQPQLTEHPGAPIVITDSPVPRTPPALPPCAQARRALPRNEAALPSGSPPMPIIDNVFSLAPYRDYLDVQAPEAPAEPDPPPAPKNSHDKDSRGTPPTQEAPSRVHCSLREEVALDLSVKKSVAESPTKVPSPAVHTKPPAAMDAPPLGSTVSEVPVTTEATPKTNFHSSVAFMFRKFKILRPAPLPAAVVPSVPTSAPASTQPSPTPTSVPIGLQLLTQPLPMACFDLALPSPPAVAVAATGQTSAPSPSPPQAPTPASAPATVDSPEQHFAGLHESLCDAISGSVAHSPPEKLREWLEMAGPWGQAAWQDCQGVQGLLGKLLSQLQRFVCTQQCPFPHVVRAGAIFVPIHLVKERLFPRLPPASVDLVLQEHRVELRPTTLSEERALRERALRGCTSRMLKLLALRQLPDIYPDLLGLQWRDCVRRQLGEHATAPVATGAV from the exons ATGTCGGAGAAGCGGCCACTGGGCACCTTGGGGCCTGTGATGTATGGCAAGCTGCCCCGCCTAGAGGCCGACTCTGGGCCTGGGCACAACTTGCCCCCCTCTGCTGGTAACCAGGACCCCTGCAGCTACAAGGGTGCCTACTTCTCCTGCCCCATGGGGAGTGCTCCCAAAGTAGGGTCTGAGCGGTTGGCATCCTGGACCCCGTACCCACCCTTGTATCCTACCAGCGTGGCAGGACCCCCACTTCGGGGAGACAACCTGTTGACTGGCTGCCTGCTCTACCGTCCACCAGCAGAGAGCTCTGAGAAGGTGCGGGACCCTGGTCCTGTCGAACTCCTGCCGTTCACTCCCCAGGCTCAGTCCTACTCAGGCCCGCCGCTGGCTGCACCCAAACCTGTGTATCGCAGCCCTCTGTGTTACGGGCTCTCAGCCTGCCTGGGGGAAGGGGCAGCGAAGAGGTCACTGGATGTTGATTGGACAATGGTAACTGGGCCCCTAATACCCCCAGCCGACCCACCTTGTTCTCTGACCCTGGCCCCTGGCAAGGGCCAGTCCCTGGATGGCACCTTCTTGCGTGGGGTGCCAGCTGGGGGATCTGGCAGAGACTCCTCAGGGAGCTTCTCCCCGTGCCAAGCATCAGGGAGCTTCTCCCCATGCCAGACATTCCTGGACAAGTATCGGACCATCCACAGCGCAGGCTTCTTGGCCTCCAAGTACACAGGTCCTTACTCTGGGGACCCCAAGCAGGCATTGTCCGAGGGACCCCCCAGTCCTTGGACCCAGCTGGCTCAACCCCTAGGGCCAACCTACCAGGATACAGTACCGTCCCACTACCCACTGCCCCACCCTCCACAGGCCCTGTCTTGCCCTCCAGCCTGTCGCCATCCAGAGAAGCAGAGCAACTACAGTTCAGTTCCCCCACTGCAGCCTCTGGGAGCCCACAAAGGGGTTGGGTACCCAGCTGGTGGGCTGAACAGCCCCTTCCTGAGGCAGCAGGCAGCCCAGACACACTGTATGCCCCCAGTGGGCCTGGACACTTATTCCTAttcccctgctcccctcccagcACCCTCACCAAGCCTCAAGCTGGAGCCACCTATCACTCCACGGTGCCCACTGGACTTTGCCCCCCAGACTCTGGGCTTTCCTTATGCCAGGGAGGACATCTCTCTCTGTGGAGCATCCCCGGGGCTCGGAGGGTCACCGCCTTCCCAGAACAGTGTACAGGCTGTGCCGCAGCCCGGTGCCTTCCAGCGGGCGTGCCAGCCTGTGCCAGCCAGTCAGCCATGCCCAGAGCCTGTGAGGCCTGCAGAGAAGCTGGTGCGGGAAGCGGAAGACGCGGTGTGGCTGCCTAGCTGCAGGAAAGAGAAACTCCAGCCCCAGCTCACTGAGCACCCTGGGGCACCCATTGTTATCACGGACAGTCCAGTTCCCCGAACCCCCCCGGCGCTCCCCCCCTGTGCGCAAGCGCGCCGGGCTCTTCCCCGGAACGAGGCTGCGTTGCCCTCAGGCTCTCCGCCCATGCCTATTATTGACAACGTCTTCAGCCTGGCCCCCTACCGTGACTATCTGGATGTGCAGGCGCCAGAGGCCCCAGCTGAGCCTgacccacccccagctcccaagAACAGCCATGACAAAGACTCCAGGGGGACCCCTCCCACCCAGGAGGCCCCTTCGAGGGTGCACTGCTCACTTAGGGAGGAGGTGGCACTGGACTTGAGTGTGAAGAAGTCTGTGGCAGAGTCTCCTACCAAGGTTCCTAGTCCTGCAGTGCACACCAAGCCCCCTGCAGCCATGGATGCGCCACCCCTGGGGAGCACAGTCTCTGAGGTGCCAGTGACCACAGAAGCCACTCCAAAGACCAACTTCCACAGCTCCGTGGCCTTCATGTTCCGAAAATTCAAGATCCTCCGGCCCGCACCCCTGCCTGCAGCTGTGGTCCCATCCGTGCCCACCTCAGCCCCTGCCTCCACCCAGCCTTCGCCCACCCCTACATCTGTGCCCATCGGACTGCAGCTTCTCACCCAGCCCTTGCCCATGGCCTGCTTCGACCTGGCGCTGCCCAGTCCTCCAGCTGTGGCTGTGGCAGCCACAGGCCAGACGTCTGCTCCATCGCCTTCTCCACCTCAGGCTCCGACCCCAGCTTCTGCCCCTGCCACAGTGGACTCCCCAGAGCAGCACTTTGCAGGACTGCATGAGTCCCTATGTGACGCCATCTCGGGCTCGGTGGCCCACTCCCCGCCTGAGAAGCTGCGTGAGTGGCTTGAGATGGCCGGGCCTTGGGGCCAGGCAGCGTGGCAGGACTGCCAGGGTGTGCAGGGGCTGCTGGgcaagctgctgtcccagctgCAGCGCTTTGTGTGCACACAGCAGTGTCCCTTCCCCCACGTGGTGCGGGCTGGTGCCATCTTTGTCCCCATCCACCTGGTGAAGGAGCGGCTCTTCCCAAGGCTGCCCCCTGCATCCGTGGACCTGGTGCTGCAGGAGCACCGCGTGGAGCTCCGGCCCACCACACTGTCCGAGGAGCGGGCGCTGCGGGAGCGGGCGCTGCGGGGATGCACCTCACGCATGCTGAAATTGCTGGCACTGCGCCAGCTGCCTGACATCTACCCTGACCTGCTAGGCCTGCAGTGGCGGGATTGTGTACGCCGCCAGCTGGGTGAGCATGCAACTGCCCCAGTCGCCACCGGAGCTGT GTGA
- the C6H15orf39 gene encoding uncharacterized protein C15orf39 homolog isoform X2 codes for MSEKRPLGTLGPVMYGKLPRLEADSGPGHNLPPSAGNQDPCSYKGAYFSCPMGSAPKVGSERLASWTPYPPLYPTSVAGPPLRGDNLLTGCLLYRPPAESSEKVRDPGPVELLPFTPQAQSYSGPPLAAPKPVYRSPLCYGLSACLGEGAAKRSLDVDWTMVTGPLIPPADPPCSLTLAPGKGQSLDGTFLRGVPAGGSGRDSSGSFSPCQASGSFSPCQTFLDKYRTIHSAGFLASKYTGPYSGDPKQALSEGPPSPWTQLAQPLGPTYQDTVPSHYPLPHPPQALSCPPACRHPEKQSNYSSVPPLQPLGAHKGVGYPAGGLNSPFLRQQAAQTHCMPPVGLDTYSYSPAPLPAPSPSLKLEPPITPRCPLDFAPQTLGFPYAREDISLCGASPGLGGSPPSQNSVQAVPQPGAFQRACQPVPASQPCPEPVRPAEKLVREAEDAVWLPSCRKEKLQPQLTEHPGAPIVITDSPVPRTPPALPPCAQARRALPRNEAALPSGSPPMPIIDNVFSLAPYRDYLDVQAPEAPAEPDPPPAPKNSHDKDSRGTPPTQEAPSRVHCSLREEVALDLSVKKSVAESPTKVPSPAVHTKPPAAMDAPPLGSTVSEVPVTTEATPKTNFHSSVAFMFRKFKILRPAPLPAAVVPSVPTSAPASTQPSPTPTSVPIGLQLLTQPLPMACFDLALPSPPAVAVAATGQTSAPSPSPPQAPTPASAPATVDSPEQHFAGLHESLCDAISGSVAHSPPEKLREWLEMAGPWGQAAWQDCQGVQGLLGKLLSQLQRFVCTQQCPFPHVVRAGAIFVPIHLVKERLFPRLPPASVDLVLQEHRVELRPTTLSEERALRERALRGCTSRMLKLLALRQLPDIYPDLLGLQWRDCVRRQLGEHATAPVATGAV; via the coding sequence ATGTCGGAGAAGCGGCCACTGGGCACCTTGGGGCCTGTGATGTATGGCAAGCTGCCCCGCCTAGAGGCCGACTCTGGGCCTGGGCACAACTTGCCCCCCTCTGCTGGTAACCAGGACCCCTGCAGCTACAAGGGTGCCTACTTCTCCTGCCCCATGGGGAGTGCTCCCAAAGTAGGGTCTGAGCGGTTGGCATCCTGGACCCCGTACCCACCCTTGTATCCTACCAGCGTGGCAGGACCCCCACTTCGGGGAGACAACCTGTTGACTGGCTGCCTGCTCTACCGTCCACCAGCAGAGAGCTCTGAGAAGGTGCGGGACCCTGGTCCTGTCGAACTCCTGCCGTTCACTCCCCAGGCTCAGTCCTACTCAGGCCCGCCGCTGGCTGCACCCAAACCTGTGTATCGCAGCCCTCTGTGTTACGGGCTCTCAGCCTGCCTGGGGGAAGGGGCAGCGAAGAGGTCACTGGATGTTGATTGGACAATGGTAACTGGGCCCCTAATACCCCCAGCCGACCCACCTTGTTCTCTGACCCTGGCCCCTGGCAAGGGCCAGTCCCTGGATGGCACCTTCTTGCGTGGGGTGCCAGCTGGGGGATCTGGCAGAGACTCCTCAGGGAGCTTCTCCCCGTGCCAAGCATCAGGGAGCTTCTCCCCATGCCAGACATTCCTGGACAAGTATCGGACCATCCACAGCGCAGGCTTCTTGGCCTCCAAGTACACAGGTCCTTACTCTGGGGACCCCAAGCAGGCATTGTCCGAGGGACCCCCCAGTCCTTGGACCCAGCTGGCTCAACCCCTAGGGCCAACCTACCAGGATACAGTACCGTCCCACTACCCACTGCCCCACCCTCCACAGGCCCTGTCTTGCCCTCCAGCCTGTCGCCATCCAGAGAAGCAGAGCAACTACAGTTCAGTTCCCCCACTGCAGCCTCTGGGAGCCCACAAAGGGGTTGGGTACCCAGCTGGTGGGCTGAACAGCCCCTTCCTGAGGCAGCAGGCAGCCCAGACACACTGTATGCCCCCAGTGGGCCTGGACACTTATTCCTAttcccctgctcccctcccagcACCCTCACCAAGCCTCAAGCTGGAGCCACCTATCACTCCACGGTGCCCACTGGACTTTGCCCCCCAGACTCTGGGCTTTCCTTATGCCAGGGAGGACATCTCTCTCTGTGGAGCATCCCCGGGGCTCGGAGGGTCACCGCCTTCCCAGAACAGTGTACAGGCTGTGCCGCAGCCCGGTGCCTTCCAGCGGGCGTGCCAGCCTGTGCCAGCCAGTCAGCCATGCCCAGAGCCTGTGAGGCCTGCAGAGAAGCTGGTGCGGGAAGCGGAAGACGCGGTGTGGCTGCCTAGCTGCAGGAAAGAGAAACTCCAGCCCCAGCTCACTGAGCACCCTGGGGCACCCATTGTTATCACGGACAGTCCAGTTCCCCGAACCCCCCCGGCGCTCCCCCCCTGTGCGCAAGCGCGCCGGGCTCTTCCCCGGAACGAGGCTGCGTTGCCCTCAGGCTCTCCGCCCATGCCTATTATTGACAACGTCTTCAGCCTGGCCCCCTACCGTGACTATCTGGATGTGCAGGCGCCAGAGGCCCCAGCTGAGCCTgacccacccccagctcccaagAACAGCCATGACAAAGACTCCAGGGGGACCCCTCCCACCCAGGAGGCCCCTTCGAGGGTGCACTGCTCACTTAGGGAGGAGGTGGCACTGGACTTGAGTGTGAAGAAGTCTGTGGCAGAGTCTCCTACCAAGGTTCCTAGTCCTGCAGTGCACACCAAGCCCCCTGCAGCCATGGATGCGCCACCCCTGGGGAGCACAGTCTCTGAGGTGCCAGTGACCACAGAAGCCACTCCAAAGACCAACTTCCACAGCTCCGTGGCCTTCATGTTCCGAAAATTCAAGATCCTCCGGCCCGCACCCCTGCCTGCAGCTGTGGTCCCATCCGTGCCCACCTCAGCCCCTGCCTCCACCCAGCCTTCGCCCACCCCTACATCTGTGCCCATCGGACTGCAGCTTCTCACCCAGCCCTTGCCCATGGCCTGCTTCGACCTGGCGCTGCCCAGTCCTCCAGCTGTGGCTGTGGCAGCCACAGGCCAGACGTCTGCTCCATCGCCTTCTCCACCTCAGGCTCCGACCCCAGCTTCTGCCCCTGCCACAGTGGACTCCCCAGAGCAGCACTTTGCAGGACTGCATGAGTCCCTATGTGACGCCATCTCGGGCTCGGTGGCCCACTCCCCGCCTGAGAAGCTGCGTGAGTGGCTTGAGATGGCCGGGCCTTGGGGCCAGGCAGCGTGGCAGGACTGCCAGGGTGTGCAGGGGCTGCTGGgcaagctgctgtcccagctgCAGCGCTTTGTGTGCACACAGCAGTGTCCCTTCCCCCACGTGGTGCGGGCTGGTGCCATCTTTGTCCCCATCCACCTGGTGAAGGAGCGGCTCTTCCCAAGGCTGCCCCCTGCATCCGTGGACCTGGTGCTGCAGGAGCACCGCGTGGAGCTCCGGCCCACCACACTGTCCGAGGAGCGGGCGCTGCGGGAGCGGGCGCTGCGGGGATGCACCTCACGCATGCTGAAATTGCTGGCACTGCGCCAGCTGCCTGACATCTACCCTGACCTGCTAGGCCTGCAGTGGCGGGATTGTGTACGCCGCCAGCTGGGTGAGCATGCAACTGCCCCAGTCGCCACCGGAGCTGTGTGA